A portion of the Polaribacter cellanae genome contains these proteins:
- a CDS encoding class I SAM-dependent methyltransferase translates to MISKKQLITTELEDFYNKASEETRLESGMGFFEFERIKSLIKRHISKPKTTIIDVGGGTGKYSEWLAENGHNVHLIEPVEKHIKLAQKRANKSKNKFSVTLGESRNLEIENEVADLVILHGPLYHLQQKEDRLQTINEAKRVLKKGGLILGFAINSSASTVAGLMQGLVHKKPFLEMCKTELTSGIHNPPKEFPWLLADGFYHKPKQLKKEFTSQNLEIINLFAVEGIIWLDNEYFANMLNPKKKETLLTLLKITELDESVLAFSPHMMLVARK, encoded by the coding sequence ATGATATCTAAAAAACAACTCATCACCACAGAATTAGAAGATTTTTACAACAAAGCCTCAGAAGAAACACGTTTAGAGAGTGGAATGGGTTTTTTTGAGTTTGAACGTATTAAATCTCTAATTAAAAGACATATTTCTAAACCAAAGACAACTATAATAGATGTTGGTGGAGGCACTGGGAAATACTCTGAATGGTTGGCTGAAAATGGGCACAATGTTCATTTGATAGAACCTGTAGAAAAACACATAAAATTAGCGCAAAAAAGAGCCAATAAATCAAAAAACAAATTCTCTGTAACATTAGGAGAATCTCGCAATTTAGAAATCGAAAACGAAGTGGCAGATTTGGTTATTTTGCATGGTCCTTTGTACCACCTTCAGCAAAAAGAAGATCGTTTGCAAACGATAAATGAAGCAAAAAGAGTCTTAAAAAAAGGTGGACTTATTTTAGGTTTTGCCATTAATTCATCAGCATCTACTGTTGCAGGTTTAATGCAAGGTTTGGTGCATAAAAAGCCATTTTTAGAAATGTGTAAAACCGAATTAACTTCAGGAATTCATAACCCACCAAAAGAATTTCCTTGGTTATTAGCAGACGGGTTTTACCACAAACCAAAACAGTTAAAAAAGGAATTTACGTCTCAAAATTTAGAAATTATCAACCTTTTTGCAGTAGAAGGTATAATTTGGTTAGACAATGAATATTTTGCAAATATGCTAAATCCAAAGAAAAAAGAAACTTTATTAACATTATTAAAAATTACAGAATTAGACGAATCTGTTTTAGCTTTTAGCCCACATATGATGTTGGTTGCAAGAAAGTAG
- a CDS encoding VF530 family DNA-binding protein: protein MSKEQPNNPLHGIKLATILEQLFKEYGWEELGDILNIKAFKNNPTYKSSLKFLRTTPWARQKVEKFYEKNMLN from the coding sequence ATGAGCAAAGAGCAACCTAATAATCCACTTCACGGAATAAAATTGGCAACAATTTTAGAACAACTTTTTAAAGAATATGGTTGGGAAGAATTAGGCGATATTTTAAATATAAAAGCTTTTAAAAATAACCCAACTTATAAATCGAGTTTAAAATTTCTTCGAACGACACCTTGGGCAAGACAAAAAGTAGAGAAGTTTTACGAAAAGAATATGCTTAATTAG
- the gcvT gene encoding glycine cleavage system aminomethyltransferase GcvT: MKNIALHSIHESLGAKMVPFAGYNMPVQYEGVTAEHLTVRESVGVFDVSHMGEFLVSGENALALIQKVTSNDASKLAIGDAQYSCFPNTENGIVDDLICYRIKENTYLLVVNASNIEKDWNWISSYNEEFKADLKDLSEDYSLLAIQGPKAIDAMQSLSSLDLADIPFYKFKLGDFAGIENVIISATGYTGSGGFEIYCKNTEVEQIWNKVFEAGADFGIKPIGLAARDTLRLEMGYCLYGNDIDDTTSPIEAGLGWITKFTKDFVNHEALAKEKEHKPERRLVAFELDERGIPRQGYDIVDGNGNVIGNVTSGTMSPCLQKGIGMGYVPRLFAKSGTQIHIQVRKKAIPATIVKLPFYKK; the protein is encoded by the coding sequence ATGAAAAATATTGCATTACATTCAATTCACGAAAGTTTAGGAGCAAAAATGGTTCCTTTTGCTGGTTACAACATGCCAGTTCAGTACGAAGGTGTTACAGCAGAGCATTTAACAGTAAGAGAATCTGTGGGGGTTTTTGATGTAAGTCACATGGGAGAATTTTTAGTTTCTGGAGAAAATGCTTTGGCCTTAATACAAAAAGTAACTTCTAATGACGCTTCTAAATTAGCAATTGGAGACGCACAATATAGCTGTTTTCCAAATACTGAAAACGGAATTGTAGACGATTTAATTTGTTACAGAATTAAGGAAAACACTTATTTATTGGTCGTGAATGCTTCTAATATCGAAAAAGATTGGAACTGGATTTCTTCGTATAACGAAGAATTTAAAGCAGATTTAAAAGATTTATCGGAAGATTACTCTTTATTGGCAATTCAAGGCCCAAAAGCAATTGATGCAATGCAATCTTTGTCTTCTTTAGATTTGGCAGATATTCCTTTTTATAAATTTAAACTAGGAGATTTTGCTGGAATTGAAAATGTAATTATTTCTGCAACTGGATATACTGGTTCTGGAGGTTTTGAGATTTATTGTAAAAATACTGAAGTGGAACAAATTTGGAATAAAGTTTTTGAAGCAGGTGCAGATTTTGGAATTAAACCCATTGGTTTGGCTGCAAGAGATACATTGCGTTTAGAAATGGGCTATTGTTTGTATGGAAATGATATTGACGATACAACTTCGCCAATTGAAGCTGGTTTAGGTTGGATTACTAAGTTTACCAAAGATTTTGTAAATCATGAAGCTTTAGCCAAAGAAAAAGAACACAAACCAGAAAGACGTTTGGTAGCTTTCGAATTAGACGAAAGAGGCATTCCAAGACAAGGTTACGATATTGTAGATGGAAATGGAAATGTAATAGGAAACGTAACTTCTGGAACCATGAGTCCTTGTTTACAAAAAGGAATTGGAATGGGTTATGTTCCTAGGCTTTTTGCAAAATCGGGCACACAAATACATATTCAGGTGCGTAAAAAAGCAATTCCTGCAACTATTGTTAAGTTGCCTTTTTATAAAAAATAA
- a CDS encoding SDR family oxidoreductase: MNCLLTGGTGILGSHILFEWLHKSIVEKSVNHLFVIIRDNKKPAKQRLKAILNDASRPNFLNDFTLEACLEKITVISNDLTNITKNTLEKYNFDTVIHCAGSTSLLNTNDSKEIVHTQNYLVTKHLLGNLPEKVNRFLYISTAYSFGIQNEKVNDQIENYDVNEFRNPYEKSKYESEKFVKETCLSRNIQSQILRPSIICGRLIDKPFFETPKFDVFYAWPMFLAKYANKSIENFRIWIDKKSGLNIVPVDFVSKAVLHAFLNPKIKELNIINPTQILHKNYVGDVLESFNINSYKYVHEKPENLNAFENLYYKTLGDIFEKYISIPDLQYKPDLILKLIHQLKKLIHQLKIEVNLGVHKNFMNLINFSVEKNFVKSY, encoded by the coding sequence ATGAATTGTTTATTAACTGGTGGCACTGGAATTTTAGGAAGTCATATTCTTTTTGAATGGCTACATAAATCGATAGTCGAAAAATCTGTAAATCATCTTTTTGTAATTATTAGAGATAATAAAAAACCTGCAAAACAACGTTTAAAAGCTATTTTAAACGACGCTTCTCGCCCTAATTTTTTAAATGATTTTACTTTAGAAGCTTGTTTAGAAAAAATAACAGTTATTTCTAACGATTTAACCAACATCACAAAAAACACTTTAGAGAAATATAATTTCGATACTGTTATACACTGTGCAGGTTCTACAAGTTTATTAAATACAAACGATTCTAAAGAAATCGTTCACACTCAAAATTATTTAGTTACAAAACATCTTTTAGGTAATTTACCAGAAAAAGTTAATCGGTTTCTTTATATAAGTACAGCTTATTCTTTTGGAATTCAAAATGAAAAAGTAAATGATCAAATTGAAAACTACGATGTTAACGAATTTAGAAATCCGTATGAAAAATCTAAATATGAGAGCGAAAAATTTGTAAAAGAAACCTGTTTATCTAGAAACATACAATCTCAAATATTAAGACCTAGCATTATTTGTGGACGTTTAATAGACAAACCGTTTTTTGAAACCCCAAAGTTTGATGTTTTTTATGCTTGGCCAATGTTTTTAGCCAAATATGCCAATAAATCTATCGAAAATTTTAGAATTTGGATCGATAAAAAAAGTGGTTTAAACATCGTTCCTGTAGACTTTGTGTCGAAAGCCGTTTTACATGCTTTTTTAAACCCTAAGATCAAAGAATTAAACATTATCAACCCAACACAAATACTTCATAAAAATTATGTTGGCGATGTTTTAGAATCTTTTAATATTAACTCTTATAAATATGTTCACGAAAAACCAGAAAACCTAAATGCCTTTGAAAACTTATATTATAAAACTCTCGGCGATATTTTCGAGAAATATATTTCTATACCAGATTTACAATACAAACCAGACTTAATTTTAAAGTTAATACATCAATTAAAAAAGTTAATACATCAATTAAAAATAGAGGTTAATTTAGGTGTTCATAAAAATTTTATGAATTTAATTAATTTTTCGGTTGAGAAAAACTTTGTAAAAAGTTACTAA
- a CDS encoding metal-dependent hydrolase yields the protein MDSLTQIVLGAAVGETVLGRKIGNKAMLYGAIAGTIPDLDIISSYFTDTVTALEIHRGFTHSILFSVLFAPLFAFIVIKYEKYKNFKNWTLLFFLAFVTHPILDAQTTWGTQLFWPLDIRLAFKNVFVIDPLYTIPFLVFLILAMLQKKDSKKRRLYNNLGLIVSSSYLILTLILKGVSYQKFTKELVSKNITYLNIETKPAPLNTILWTANIETKDAFLIGYSSFLDKNPIQFSKYPKNHELLGELKNHPKMKRMIAISKGWYTINKVNNTLYYNDLRFGTLSIKPNATNFVFKYKITVDKNGTPFFVEIPKDKSEGKKLLSDLWKRIKGN from the coding sequence TTGGATTCGTTAACTCAAATTGTTTTAGGAGCTGCAGTTGGCGAGACTGTTCTAGGGAGAAAAATAGGAAATAAAGCGATGTTGTATGGCGCAATTGCTGGTACAATTCCAGATTTAGATATTATTTCCTCTTACTTTACAGACACTGTTACAGCTTTAGAAATCCATAGAGGTTTTACGCATTCGATCTTATTTTCTGTACTCTTTGCTCCACTTTTTGCTTTTATTGTTATAAAATATGAAAAGTATAAAAACTTCAAAAACTGGACACTGTTATTCTTTTTGGCTTTTGTAACGCATCCTATTTTAGACGCCCAAACCACTTGGGGAACACAATTATTTTGGCCTTTAGATATTCGATTGGCATTTAAAAATGTGTTTGTTATTGATCCTTTATACACAATTCCGTTTTTAGTTTTTTTGATTTTGGCAATGCTTCAAAAAAAGGATTCGAAAAAAAGACGTTTGTACAATAATTTAGGGTTGATAGTTAGTAGCTCTTATTTAATTCTAACTTTAATTTTGAAAGGAGTTTCATATCAAAAATTCACGAAAGAACTTGTTTCTAAAAACATTACGTATCTTAATATTGAAACAAAACCTGCTCCATTAAATACTATTTTATGGACTGCAAATATCGAAACTAAAGATGCTTTTTTAATAGGTTATTCCTCTTTTTTAGATAAGAATCCAATTCAGTTCTCTAAATATCCTAAAAATCATGAGTTGTTAGGTGAGTTGAAAAATCATCCTAAAATGAAAAGAATGATTGCGATTTCTAAAGGTTGGTACACGATTAATAAAGTAAATAATACGCTTTATTATAACGATTTACGCTTTGGTACATTAAGTATAAAACCAAATGCAACCAATTTTGTTTTTAAGTATAAAATTACTGTCGATAAAAATGGAACTCCTTTTTTTGTTGAAATACCTAAAGATAAAAGTGAAGGCAAAAAATTGTTATCCGATTTATGGAAAAGAATAAAAGGGAATTAA
- a CDS encoding phosphatase PAP2 family protein: MHCLLLQQVYLTEADLILIKKCAFRTTKKYYSHKIFYSGHVATATTATFFSSKVYQDFIPDSHAIPYVYAEATILPAAVSYFRMQAGQHFLTDVMLGYTLGALAGYYISELHKKKNESISFQPIIEQNFYDTSFLFY; this comes from the coding sequence TTGCATTGTTTATTATTACAGCAGGTTTATTTAACAGAAGCCGACCTTATACTTATTAAAAAATGTGCCTTTAGAACAACGAAAAAGTATTACAGCCACAAGATTTTTTATTCTGGACATGTTGCTACAGCTACAACTGCCACGTTTTTTTCTTCAAAAGTGTATCAAGATTTTATTCCAGATTCACATGCAATACCTTATGTTTATGCAGAAGCCACAATTTTACCTGCAGCAGTTAGTTATTTTCGAATGCAAGCTGGCCAACATTTTTTAACGGATGTTATGTTAGGATACACTTTAGGAGCTTTGGCAGGTTATTATATTTCTGAACTACATAAAAAGAAAAATGAATCTATTTCTTTTCAGCCAATTATAGAGCAAAATTTTTATGACACTTCCTTTCTTTTTTATTAA